ACCAGTGGCCAGTCTTATTCGTTACCACGACTTTGATGTGTTCGGCACCCAGGAAGGCTTTAAAAATCAGCTGGATGATATCAGCCAGCGTCTGCCGGCTTATGCGCGTTATGGCAAAGGACGCGACGACGGAGCCGATAAAGGTGAGCATTCTGCCATCTTTTATAAAACGGATAAATTCACCTTGCTGCAGTCCGGCGATTTCTGGCTGTCCGAAACGCCTGACAAACCAGGTAAGGGATGGGATGCCCGCTGCTGCAACCGTATCTGCTCCTGGGTGGCCCTGAAGGATAAAAAGACGGCAAAGAAGTTCTATTTCTTCAGTGTACATTTTGATCATGAAGGAAAAGTAGCCCGTGTGGAAAGTGCCCGCCTGATGCTTAAAAAGATCGCGGCAATCGCCGGCAACAGCAACGCCGTATTGGTGGGGGATCTTAACGGCGACCGGAATTCGGAATGGTACCATATCCTCGAAAATTCAACACTGTTGAAAGACAGCTACGGCGATGTAAAGGAGCCTTATGAAAACAATGGGTCCTTTAATGCCTTTGGCAAGTCGGTAGATCGCAATGAAGTAATCGATCATATTTTCATTACCCGGAATGGCAATGCCCAAAGCTGGGGTATTTTAACAGATACCTATCATGGCAGA
The sequence above is a segment of the Niabella agricola genome. Coding sequences within it:
- a CDS encoding endonuclease/exonuclease/phosphatase family protein gives rise to the protein MKRYLLAATLICSTLYYAAAQQLKVATFNLRMETSADEGNLWKDRAKPVASLIRYHDFDVFGTQEGFKNQLDDISQRLPAYARYGKGRDDGADKGEHSAIFYKTDKFTLLQSGDFWLSETPDKPGKGWDARCCNRICSWVALKDKKTAKKFYFFSVHFDHEGKVARVESARLMLKKIAAIAGNSNAVLVGDLNGDRNSEWYHILENSTLLKDSYGDVKEPYENNGSFNAFGKSVDRNEVIDHIFITRNGNAQSWGILTDTYHGRYPSDHFPVEAIIRFK